DNA sequence from the Sediminibacillus dalangtanensis genome:
CCCCATCCTGCCTCATCCTTCCCTATATGTGTTTTTAATCCTAAATATTCTTGAAAAATTCAGTTATTTCTGCTTTGTCGCCAGCCTGTTTATAATCCATCCTTTGATAAAAAGCTTTCGTTCCGCTCCAGGCTTTATTTGTTTCCAGTACAATTTTTTTATAATCAAGAAGTCTAGCCCTTTTCTCCAGGAAAGCAACCATTTCCCTGCCGAATCCTTTACCCCAGAATTTATCCAGTACCGATATTCTGACGATTCTGCCAATCCTTGTTTCCTCCTCGACTAATCCACCAGTACATACAATCAACCCTCGATATATACCAATAAACAGGGTTCTGTCATTTCCTTGATAATAATCAATCGGACAAAATAAGTCTTCATTGAGCCCGTGATCGACATATCCAAAATAGTCATACAACCCTTCAAGGATAACTTGCTTGGCCATGAACTGGGTTTGCAGATTAATAGGAACTATTTTAAGATCACTTGTTCTCACTCACATACCCCCTTCAGCCATTCAATTCATTTTTTAAAGCTTCGATCGCCTCCATGGCTTCCGCATGGTTCTCTTCACTGTTCCGCTCATTGCGGGCGTAAAGGAGCACCGGTCTGACCGATTCGACAGAGCGGCCGAATGCATCCATCCATGGATAACGCGGCACCATCCAAGTATGGAAATGATGGGTGGTATCTTCGTTGTAAAAATAATATACAAAGTCAATTCCCAGTATGTCTCTCTGTGCTTTACGAATTCTGGCAAGCAAGTGAATATAATCCAGTTGCTCCTTTTCCGTCAGTTCATCCAGGCCCTTGATATGCCGCTTGGAAGCCAGGATAATTAATCCCTTGATCGGATAGGCCACATCCTGGTGCGCATGGAAAAATTCTGTTTCGACAATAACGCCCCCGTCTGGTTCAATTGCTCCACTGGTCAAGGCGCAGCTGAGACATTCCACTTCCACTGTCTTTCCGTTCGATAACGTGATGGTTGGCATGACACGTTTCCCCTTTTTAAAAATACATATTAAATTTCTGGCTGCTTACGCAAGGAAGGGATGATTGTTTTCAATTCCCCTAAACCGTCAATGACAACATCGGCTTGCGCCAGTTCTTCCTCACGAGCAAAATCGAAATCACACCCCACCGATAGCAATCCATTTTGCTTTGCAGCTTTAAAATCGGATAGCCTGTCACCAATTACCACTCCATCCTCTATCCCATATTTATCGACGATCTGTTTGACTAGTTCCCCCTTATTCAACGAGTCAATTTGTTGAATACTGCATGTCTCGGTCACCCAGCGATCAAGCTGATAAAATTCTATGATAGCGTGAAGATACTCTTTCAAGCCATTGCTTGCTATGTAAATACTGCAGCCCTCTTCCACTAATTGATGAAACACTTCCTCGACGTCTGGATACAAAGCTCCTTTGCCGCTTTTGATGTTGCTTATCAATTGACTGAGAAAGAAGGCATCTGTTTGCTCCCTGACAGGCTCAGGGTGGTTCGGCAATAAAGTCCTCCATACTTCTGGAAGCGGCACTCCCATAATGCTACGATACTTTTCAAGCGGTGTTTCCCCATTCCATAATGCCCTGCTCCGTAAATCCTGAAAAGTCTCTTCCAATGAAAGTGCCAAAATTCTCTCCGTTTGAAAAAGCGTACCATCCATATCGAAAATAACATGTTTAATCATCATTCCCCCTCCTCGCTCCCACCATTATAACATGTTTATCCTCTCACAGAGGGACTGACCCCAACCCGGGGTCAGTCCCCAAATAAATAAAGGGACAGTCCCCGAAACACGATCGGGGACTGTCCCTTGTCTGGTGGTTCTGTTTATGCTGGATTGGAGACGACGGTGAAGCGTTCGTTTGGATGTACTGGGTTTTCGATTTCGTCCAGCACTGCAATCGCAAAATCAGGGTAGCTGACGTAGCTGTCACCGTTTGCATTTTGAATAACTTGATCTTTTCCTTTTTGGTAAGTTCCAGTACGCTTTCCGTCCGGGTCAAAGAATGCTGCCGGGCTTAGGTAAGTCCATTGAATACTGCTGGTACTCTCTAAATCTTCTAGATT
Encoded proteins:
- a CDS encoding HAD hydrolase-like protein; the encoded protein is MIKHVIFDMDGTLFQTERILALSLEETFQDLRSRALWNGETPLEKYRSIMGVPLPEVWRTLLPNHPEPVREQTDAFFLSQLISNIKSGKGALYPDVEEVFHQLVEEGCSIYIASNGLKEYLHAIIEFYQLDRWVTETCSIQQIDSLNKGELVKQIVDKYGIEDGVVIGDRLSDFKAAKQNGLLSVGCDFDFAREEELAQADVVIDGLGELKTIIPSLRKQPEI
- a CDS encoding GNAT family N-acetyltransferase, which produces MRTSDLKIVPINLQTQFMAKQVILEGLYDYFGYVDHGLNEDLFCPIDYYQGNDRTLFIGIYRGLIVCTGGLVEEETRIGRIVRISVLDKFWGKGFGREMVAFLEKRARLLDYKKIVLETNKAWSGTKAFYQRMDYKQAGDKAEITEFFKNI
- a CDS encoding HIT family protein, whose protein sequence is MPTITLSNGKTVEVECLSCALTSGAIEPDGGVIVETEFFHAHQDVAYPIKGLIILASKRHIKGLDELTEKEQLDYIHLLARIRKAQRDILGIDFVYYFYNEDTTHHFHTWMVPRYPWMDAFGRSVESVRPVLLYARNERNSEENHAEAMEAIEALKNELNG